From a region of the Carassius auratus strain Wakin chromosome 31, ASM336829v1, whole genome shotgun sequence genome:
- the nasp gene encoding nuclear autoantigenic sperm protein isoform X4: MPEETAAASTAGSMEEKPCSSSAADSSVDVSEEAKKLVGTGNRHLVMGDVVSAVSVFQEACAMLAEKYGDTADECGEAFFLCGKALLELARMENTVLGNALEGVPEESSEEGEIQNDSKIESADNLDDDDEDEDDEDAEGETKDKDSDEDEVGNLQLAWEMLEVAKVIYKRKESKEDQLMAAQIYLKLGEVGAESGNYSQALEDFNECLTLQLKHLPSHSRLLAETHYQLGTTYSYTTQYSQAIEHFSNSVKVIESRLAMLQELIEKAEDAEAAKEEKIELEELKLLLPEIAEKIEDAKESQRTAAAASEAIHQTLAGASTSSAFPAENGGPSSSTASQIPVRPADGASSSKSASDISHLVRKKRKPEEESPKKDSDAKKTKQETSVNGSDDSAHNSNGVQEKMEQEPAKSSSVETSA; the protein is encoded by the exons ATGCCAGAGGAAACAGCAGCTGCTTCAACTGCTGGAag CATGGAGGAGAAACCTTGCTCGTCAAGCGCTGCAGACAG CTCCGTCGATGTTTCTGAGGAAGCAAAGAAGCTGGTTGGCACAGGAAACCGGCACTTGGTGATGGGTGATGTTGTGTCTGCAGTGAGTGTGTTTCAGGAGGCTTGTGCCATGCT AGCTGAAAAGTATGGAGACACTGCTGATGAATGTGGTGAAGCCTTTTTCTTGTGTGGGAAAGCCCTTCTGGAGCTTGCTAG gATGGAGAATACTGTGCTTGGAAATGCTTTAGAGGGAGTCCCTGAAGAATCCTCTGAAGAAGGCGAGATACAGAATGACTCTAAAATTGAAAGTGCAGACAACTTGGATG atgacgatgaggatgaagatgatgaggatgCAGAGGGTGAAACAAAGGATAAG GACAGTGATGAGGATGAAGTTGGAAACCTACAGTTAGCCTGGGAGATGCTTGAAGTTGCAAAAGTCATTTATAAAAG AAAAGAGAGCAAAGAAGATCAGCTAATGGCGGCACAGATTTACCTGAAACTTGGAGAAGTTGgagctgaatcag GTAACTACAGCCAGGCTCTGGAGGACTTCAATGAGTGTTTAACCTTGCAGCTGAAACACCTTCCCTCTCATAGTCGTCTTCTGGCTGAGACTCATTACCAGCTGGGCACAACTTACAGCTACACAACCCAGTACAGCCAAGCCATTGAGCACTTCTCCAACTCTGTCAAAGTCATTGAGAGCCGTCTTG CTATGCTTCAGGAGCTAATAGAAAAGGCTGAAGATGCAGAGGCAGCAAAGGAAGAGAAGATTGAGCTTGAGGAGTTGAAACTGTTACTGCCAGAAATTGCTGAGAAGATCGAAGATGCAAAGGAGAGCCAGAGGACGGCAGCTGCAGCGTCTGAGGCCATCCATCAGACTCTT GCCGGAGCATCCACCTCGTCTGCATTTCCAGCTGAAAATGGTGGCCCGTCTTCCTCTACTGCTAGTCAG attccTGTAAGGCCAGCTGATGGTGCATCTTCCTCAAAGTCTGCCTCTGACATTTCTCACCTTGTTCGCAAAAAG AGGAAACCAGAAGAGGAGAGTCCAAAAAAGGACAGTGATGCTAAAAAGACTAAACAGGAGACCTCAGTTAATGGCAGCGACGACTCCGCCCACAACAGCAATGGAGTCCAGGAGAAAATGGAGCAGGAG CCAGCCAAGTCTTCCTCTGTGGAGACGTCAGCATAA
- the nasp gene encoding nuclear autoantigenic sperm protein isoform X3, translating to MPEETAAASTAGSMEEKPCSSSAADSSVDVSEEAKKLVGTGNRHLVMGDVVSAVSVFQEACAMLAEKYGDTADECGEAFFLCGKALLELARMENTVLGNALEGVPEESSEEGEIQNDSKIESADNLDEKTRDELRAQVYDAMSEDKTQSEIEKEVGKGEQKNEEVEGKVEEPKEGDAASPKTEKPAEHEAKPAPDVKTTEHEAKPAPDVKTAEHEAKPAPDEDKPAENEEPAKEVEKLKSVDESASKKEDVTVSNGLTEKDEKFEEKNGNEENEEPMEEDGDDDEDEDDEDAEGETKDKDSDEDEVGNLQLAWEMLEVAKVIYKRKESKEDQLMAAQIYLKLGEVGAESGNYSQALEDFNECLTLQLKHLPSHSRLLAETHYQLGTTYSYTTQYSQAIEHFSNSVKVIESRLAMLQELIEKAEDAEAAKEEKIELEELKLLLPEIAEKIEDAKESQRTAAAASEAIHQTLAGASTSSAFPAENGGPSSSTASQIPVRPADGASSSKSASDISHLVRKKPAKSSSVETSA from the exons ATGCCAGAGGAAACAGCAGCTGCTTCAACTGCTGGAag CATGGAGGAGAAACCTTGCTCGTCAAGCGCTGCAGACAG CTCCGTCGATGTTTCTGAGGAAGCAAAGAAGCTGGTTGGCACAGGAAACCGGCACTTGGTGATGGGTGATGTTGTGTCTGCAGTGAGTGTGTTTCAGGAGGCTTGTGCCATGCT AGCTGAAAAGTATGGAGACACTGCTGATGAATGTGGTGAAGCCTTTTTCTTGTGTGGGAAAGCCCTTCTGGAGCTTGCTAG gATGGAGAATACTGTGCTTGGAAATGCTTTAGAGGGAGTCCCTGAAGAATCCTCTGAAGAAGGCGAGATACAGAATGACTCTAAAATTGAAAGTGCAGACAACTTGGATG AGAAAACCAGAGATGAGCTTCGAGCACAGGTTTATGATGCTATGTCAGAGGACAAAACTCAGTCAGAGATAGAAAAAGAGGTGGGAAAAGGTGAGCAGAAGAATGAAGAAGTTGAGGGGAAGGTTGAAGAGCCAAAGGAAGGGGATGCAGCATCACCGAAAACTGAGAAACCAGCTGAGCATGAGGCAAAACCTGCTCCAGATGTGAAAACCACTGAGCATGAGGCAAAACCTGCTCCAGATGTGAAAACCGCTGAGCATGAGGCAAAACCTGCTCCAGATGAGGATAAACCTGCTGAAAATGAGGAACCTGCCAAAGAAGTTGAGAAGTTAAAAAGTGTGGATGAAAGCGCTTCTAAAAAGGAAGATGTCACAGTGTCAAATGGACTAACTGAAAAAGATGAAAAGTTTGAGGAGAAAAATGGAAATGAAGAAAATGAAGAGCCCATGGAAGAGGATGGAG atgacgatgaggatgaagatgatgaggatgCAGAGGGTGAAACAAAGGATAAG GACAGTGATGAGGATGAAGTTGGAAACCTACAGTTAGCCTGGGAGATGCTTGAAGTTGCAAAAGTCATTTATAAAAG AAAAGAGAGCAAAGAAGATCAGCTAATGGCGGCACAGATTTACCTGAAACTTGGAGAAGTTGgagctgaatcag GTAACTACAGCCAGGCTCTGGAGGACTTCAATGAGTGTTTAACCTTGCAGCTGAAACACCTTCCCTCTCATAGTCGTCTTCTGGCTGAGACTCATTACCAGCTGGGCACAACTTACAGCTACACAACCCAGTACAGCCAAGCCATTGAGCACTTCTCCAACTCTGTCAAAGTCATTGAGAGCCGTCTTG CTATGCTTCAGGAGCTAATAGAAAAGGCTGAAGATGCAGAGGCAGCAAAGGAAGAGAAGATTGAGCTTGAGGAGTTGAAACTGTTACTGCCAGAAATTGCTGAGAAGATCGAAGATGCAAAGGAGAGCCAGAGGACGGCAGCTGCAGCGTCTGAGGCCATCCATCAGACTCTT GCCGGAGCATCCACCTCGTCTGCATTTCCAGCTGAAAATGGTGGCCCGTCTTCCTCTACTGCTAGTCAG attccTGTAAGGCCAGCTGATGGTGCATCTTCCTCAAAGTCTGCCTCTGACATTTCTCACCTTGTTCGCAAAAAG CCAGCCAAGTCTTCCTCTGTGGAGACGTCAGCATAA
- the nasp gene encoding nuclear autoantigenic sperm protein isoform X2, translated as MPEETAAASTAGSMEEKPCSSSAADSSVDVSEEAKKLVGTGNRHLVMGDVVSAVSVFQEACAMLAEKYGDTADECGEAFFLCGKALLELARMENTVLGNALEGVPEESSEEGEIQNDSKIESADNLDEKTRDELRAQVYDAMSEDKTQSEIEKEVGKGEQKNEEVEGKVEEPKEGDAASPKTEKPAEHEAKPAPDVKTAEHEAKPAPDEDKPAENEEPAKEVEKLKSVDESASKKEDVTVSNGLTEKDEKFEEKNGNEENEEPMEEDGDDDEDEDDEDAEGETKDKDSDEDEVGNLQLAWEMLEVAKVIYKRKESKEDQLMAAQIYLKLGEVGAESGNYSQALEDFNECLTLQLKHLPSHSRLLAETHYQLGTTYSYTTQYSQAIEHFSNSVKVIESRLAMLQELIEKAEDAEAAKEEKIELEELKLLLPEIAEKIEDAKESQRTAAAASEAIHQTLAGASTSSAFPAENGGPSSSTASQIPVRPADGASSSKSASDISHLVRKKRKPEEESPKKDSDAKKTKQETSVNGSDDSAHNSNGVQEKMEQEPAKSSSVETSA; from the exons ATGCCAGAGGAAACAGCAGCTGCTTCAACTGCTGGAag CATGGAGGAGAAACCTTGCTCGTCAAGCGCTGCAGACAG CTCCGTCGATGTTTCTGAGGAAGCAAAGAAGCTGGTTGGCACAGGAAACCGGCACTTGGTGATGGGTGATGTTGTGTCTGCAGTGAGTGTGTTTCAGGAGGCTTGTGCCATGCT AGCTGAAAAGTATGGAGACACTGCTGATGAATGTGGTGAAGCCTTTTTCTTGTGTGGGAAAGCCCTTCTGGAGCTTGCTAG gATGGAGAATACTGTGCTTGGAAATGCTTTAGAGGGAGTCCCTGAAGAATCCTCTGAAGAAGGCGAGATACAGAATGACTCTAAAATTGAAAGTGCAGACAACTTGGATG AGAAAACCAGAGATGAGCTTCGAGCACAGGTTTATGATGCTATGTCAGAGGACAAAACTCAGTCAGAGATAGAAAAAGAGGTGGGAAAAGGTGAGCAGAAGAATGAAGAAGTTGAGGGGAAGGTTGAAGAGCCAAAGGAAGGGGATGCAGCATCACCGAAAACTGAGAAACCAGCTGAGCATGAG GCAAAACCTGCTCCAGATGTGAAAACCGCTGAGCATGAGGCAAAACCTGCTCCAGATGAGGATAAACCTGCTGAAAATGAGGAACCTGCCAAAGAAGTTGAGAAGTTAAAAAGTGTGGATGAAAGCGCTTCTAAAAAGGAAGATGTCACAGTGTCAAATGGACTAACTGAAAAAGATGAAAAGTTTGAGGAGAAAAATGGAAATGAAGAAAATGAAGAGCCCATGGAAGAGGATGGAG atgacgatgaggatgaagatgatgaggatgCAGAGGGTGAAACAAAGGATAAG GACAGTGATGAGGATGAAGTTGGAAACCTACAGTTAGCCTGGGAGATGCTTGAAGTTGCAAAAGTCATTTATAAAAG AAAAGAGAGCAAAGAAGATCAGCTAATGGCGGCACAGATTTACCTGAAACTTGGAGAAGTTGgagctgaatcag GTAACTACAGCCAGGCTCTGGAGGACTTCAATGAGTGTTTAACCTTGCAGCTGAAACACCTTCCCTCTCATAGTCGTCTTCTGGCTGAGACTCATTACCAGCTGGGCACAACTTACAGCTACACAACCCAGTACAGCCAAGCCATTGAGCACTTCTCCAACTCTGTCAAAGTCATTGAGAGCCGTCTTG CTATGCTTCAGGAGCTAATAGAAAAGGCTGAAGATGCAGAGGCAGCAAAGGAAGAGAAGATTGAGCTTGAGGAGTTGAAACTGTTACTGCCAGAAATTGCTGAGAAGATCGAAGATGCAAAGGAGAGCCAGAGGACGGCAGCTGCAGCGTCTGAGGCCATCCATCAGACTCTT GCCGGAGCATCCACCTCGTCTGCATTTCCAGCTGAAAATGGTGGCCCGTCTTCCTCTACTGCTAGTCAG attccTGTAAGGCCAGCTGATGGTGCATCTTCCTCAAAGTCTGCCTCTGACATTTCTCACCTTGTTCGCAAAAAG AGGAAACCAGAAGAGGAGAGTCCAAAAAAGGACAGTGATGCTAAAAAGACTAAACAGGAGACCTCAGTTAATGGCAGCGACGACTCCGCCCACAACAGCAATGGAGTCCAGGAGAAAATGGAGCAGGAG CCAGCCAAGTCTTCCTCTGTGGAGACGTCAGCATAA
- the nasp gene encoding nuclear autoantigenic sperm protein isoform X1, with amino-acid sequence MPEETAAASTAGSMEEKPCSSSAADSSVDVSEEAKKLVGTGNRHLVMGDVVSAVSVFQEACAMLAEKYGDTADECGEAFFLCGKALLELARMENTVLGNALEGVPEESSEEGEIQNDSKIESADNLDEKTRDELRAQVYDAMSEDKTQSEIEKEVGKGEQKNEEVEGKVEEPKEGDAASPKTEKPAEHEAKPAPDVKTTEHEAKPAPDVKTAEHEAKPAPDEDKPAENEEPAKEVEKLKSVDESASKKEDVTVSNGLTEKDEKFEEKNGNEENEEPMEEDGDDDEDEDDEDAEGETKDKDSDEDEVGNLQLAWEMLEVAKVIYKRKESKEDQLMAAQIYLKLGEVGAESGNYSQALEDFNECLTLQLKHLPSHSRLLAETHYQLGTTYSYTTQYSQAIEHFSNSVKVIESRLAMLQELIEKAEDAEAAKEEKIELEELKLLLPEIAEKIEDAKESQRTAAAASEAIHQTLAGASTSSAFPAENGGPSSSTASQIPVRPADGASSSKSASDISHLVRKKRKPEEESPKKDSDAKKTKQETSVNGSDDSAHNSNGVQEKMEQEPAKSSSVETSA; translated from the exons ATGCCAGAGGAAACAGCAGCTGCTTCAACTGCTGGAag CATGGAGGAGAAACCTTGCTCGTCAAGCGCTGCAGACAG CTCCGTCGATGTTTCTGAGGAAGCAAAGAAGCTGGTTGGCACAGGAAACCGGCACTTGGTGATGGGTGATGTTGTGTCTGCAGTGAGTGTGTTTCAGGAGGCTTGTGCCATGCT AGCTGAAAAGTATGGAGACACTGCTGATGAATGTGGTGAAGCCTTTTTCTTGTGTGGGAAAGCCCTTCTGGAGCTTGCTAG gATGGAGAATACTGTGCTTGGAAATGCTTTAGAGGGAGTCCCTGAAGAATCCTCTGAAGAAGGCGAGATACAGAATGACTCTAAAATTGAAAGTGCAGACAACTTGGATG AGAAAACCAGAGATGAGCTTCGAGCACAGGTTTATGATGCTATGTCAGAGGACAAAACTCAGTCAGAGATAGAAAAAGAGGTGGGAAAAGGTGAGCAGAAGAATGAAGAAGTTGAGGGGAAGGTTGAAGAGCCAAAGGAAGGGGATGCAGCATCACCGAAAACTGAGAAACCAGCTGAGCATGAGGCAAAACCTGCTCCAGATGTGAAAACCACTGAGCATGAGGCAAAACCTGCTCCAGATGTGAAAACCGCTGAGCATGAGGCAAAACCTGCTCCAGATGAGGATAAACCTGCTGAAAATGAGGAACCTGCCAAAGAAGTTGAGAAGTTAAAAAGTGTGGATGAAAGCGCTTCTAAAAAGGAAGATGTCACAGTGTCAAATGGACTAACTGAAAAAGATGAAAAGTTTGAGGAGAAAAATGGAAATGAAGAAAATGAAGAGCCCATGGAAGAGGATGGAG atgacgatgaggatgaagatgatgaggatgCAGAGGGTGAAACAAAGGATAAG GACAGTGATGAGGATGAAGTTGGAAACCTACAGTTAGCCTGGGAGATGCTTGAAGTTGCAAAAGTCATTTATAAAAG AAAAGAGAGCAAAGAAGATCAGCTAATGGCGGCACAGATTTACCTGAAACTTGGAGAAGTTGgagctgaatcag GTAACTACAGCCAGGCTCTGGAGGACTTCAATGAGTGTTTAACCTTGCAGCTGAAACACCTTCCCTCTCATAGTCGTCTTCTGGCTGAGACTCATTACCAGCTGGGCACAACTTACAGCTACACAACCCAGTACAGCCAAGCCATTGAGCACTTCTCCAACTCTGTCAAAGTCATTGAGAGCCGTCTTG CTATGCTTCAGGAGCTAATAGAAAAGGCTGAAGATGCAGAGGCAGCAAAGGAAGAGAAGATTGAGCTTGAGGAGTTGAAACTGTTACTGCCAGAAATTGCTGAGAAGATCGAAGATGCAAAGGAGAGCCAGAGGACGGCAGCTGCAGCGTCTGAGGCCATCCATCAGACTCTT GCCGGAGCATCCACCTCGTCTGCATTTCCAGCTGAAAATGGTGGCCCGTCTTCCTCTACTGCTAGTCAG attccTGTAAGGCCAGCTGATGGTGCATCTTCCTCAAAGTCTGCCTCTGACATTTCTCACCTTGTTCGCAAAAAG AGGAAACCAGAAGAGGAGAGTCCAAAAAAGGACAGTGATGCTAAAAAGACTAAACAGGAGACCTCAGTTAATGGCAGCGACGACTCCGCCCACAACAGCAATGGAGTCCAGGAGAAAATGGAGCAGGAG CCAGCCAAGTCTTCCTCTGTGGAGACGTCAGCATAA